In Cutaneotrichosporon cavernicola HIS019 DNA, chromosome: 1, one DNA window encodes the following:
- the MRPL23 gene encoding uncharacterized protein (Ribosomal protein L13): MSATRGKTALALSRVWHHTSAQDRVLGNLASRIAWVLMGKHKPTYDPAVDAGDYVVVSNALGVRLTGNKATDKTYFQHSGFMGGEKFVPITRVRERRPEEIIRKAVSGMLPKNTFRDRRLERLKIYAEDAPATVMGNVLTTWRDAEVKEPKE; encoded by the exons accgcgctcgccctctcGCGCGTGTGGCACCACACGAGTGCCCAGGACCGTGTCTTGGGTAACCTTGCCAGCCGCATCGCATGGGTCCTCATGGGCAAGCACAAGCCGACCTACGACCCAGCTG tcgACGCGGGAGACTATGTCGTCGTGTCCAACGCCCTCGGTGTCCGCCTGACAGGTAACAAGGCGACGGACAAGACGTACTTCCAGCACTCGGGGTTCATGGGCGGCGAGAAGTTTGTTCCTATCACGCGAGTCcgcgagcggcggcctGAGGAG ATTATCCGTAAAGCCGTGTCGGGCATGTTGCCAAAGAACACGTTCCGGGACCGCCGTCTGGAGCGTCTCAAGATTTACGCAGAGGACGCGCCGGCAACCGTTATGGGTAATGTACTCACGACGTGGCGGGACGCCGAGGTAAAGGAGCCCAAGGAGTAG